In Candidatus Defluviilinea proxima, a single genomic region encodes these proteins:
- a CDS encoding PFL family protein encodes MIRTEEILNTVDMIQKENLDVRAVTMGISLLDCHRSTVAETCKAIKEKIKLHAGRLVETCEAVSAEYSIPVVNKRIAVTPIAHIGAGFDSAGFVEIAKALDEVATEVGVDFLGGFSADVSGGTSGGDRELILSIPEALTNTQKVCASINVGTTRSGINMDAVVMLGVTVKDLAERSSDQGGFAAAKFVIFTNQPGDNPFMAGAVHGLGQPEVVINVGVSGPGVIARALERRIAQDGSENLGLHDLADEIKRTTFRVTRSGELIGRRVAKALGVPFGVVDLSLAPTPNVGDSVGEIIQILGVDAVGAPGSTAIVALLNDAVKKGGAFASQSVGGLSGAFIPVCEDQVLANAVRDESLVLEKLEAMTSVCSVGLDMIAIPGSVDAATISAIIADEMAIGMINNKTTAVRVIPVPGKEAGEFVSFGGLFGESAIAPVRNAGKSSRFIQFAGKIPAPIHSLRN; translated from the coding sequence ATGATCCGAACCGAAGAAATTCTCAATACTGTGGATATGATCCAGAAGGAAAATCTGGATGTACGTGCTGTGACGATGGGCATCAGTTTGCTCGATTGTCATCGTTCAACCGTCGCAGAGACCTGTAAAGCGATCAAAGAAAAGATCAAACTGCATGCCGGGCGTTTGGTGGAAACCTGTGAAGCCGTCAGCGCGGAATACTCCATCCCTGTGGTGAACAAGCGCATTGCGGTTACGCCCATTGCACATATCGGCGCGGGATTTGATTCGGCGGGCTTTGTAGAAATTGCAAAAGCGCTCGATGAAGTTGCCACAGAAGTGGGTGTGGACTTTCTCGGCGGTTTCTCCGCAGACGTCTCAGGCGGGACCTCGGGCGGGGATCGCGAATTGATCCTTTCCATCCCTGAAGCATTGACGAACACACAGAAAGTCTGTGCTTCGATCAATGTTGGTACAACTCGTTCGGGCATCAATATGGATGCGGTGGTCATGCTTGGGGTGACGGTCAAGGATCTGGCGGAACGAAGCAGTGATCAGGGCGGATTCGCCGCGGCGAAATTTGTCATCTTTACCAACCAGCCCGGTGACAATCCATTCATGGCCGGTGCCGTGCATGGGCTTGGTCAACCGGAAGTGGTCATCAATGTGGGCGTCAGCGGACCGGGCGTCATTGCGCGTGCGCTTGAACGAAGGATCGCGCAGGACGGCAGTGAGAACTTGGGACTGCATGACCTTGCGGATGAGATCAAGCGTACGACTTTCCGTGTGACGCGCAGTGGCGAGTTGATCGGGCGGCGTGTGGCAAAGGCGCTTGGCGTTCCGTTCGGTGTAGTGGACTTGTCGCTCGCGCCGACACCGAATGTTGGCGATAGTGTAGGTGAGATTATTCAGATATTGGGCGTGGATGCTGTTGGTGCGCCCGGCTCAACGGCGATCGTGGCTTTGTTGAATGATGCCGTGAAAAAAGGCGGCGCGTTCGCAAGTCAGAGTGTGGGTGGGTTGAGTGGCGCGTTCATCCCTGTGTGTGAGGATCAAGTATTGGCAAATGCCGTGCGTGATGAAAGCCTTGTGTTGGAAAAACTTGAAGCGATGACCAGCGTTTGCTCGGTGGGCCTCGATATGATCGCCATCCCCGGCTCTGTGGATGCGGCTACGATCTCTGCCATCATCGCAGATGAGATGGCGATTGGCATGATCAACAACAAGACGACCGCGGTGCGTGTCATCCCTGTGCCCGGCAAGGAAGCGGGCGAGTTCGTTTCGTTCGGCGGTTTGTTTGGTGAGAGCGCAATTGCACCCGTGCGCAATGCAGGAAAGTCATCACGCTTTATTCAGTTTGCGGGGAAGATCCCTGCGCCAATCCATAGCTTGAGAAATTAA
- a CDS encoding ACT domain-containing protein produces MSEVQELFVISITTRDRVGIIHEVTKAISELGGNIADIRQSILCGYFTMILLASFPKGTTQRSVERKLAEADSNSESVIEAMVRKVDDASLITSTSMPETAYVLTATGHDRIGFVATMTSFCVKNNINIIDLSTTISDGAYVMILVIDLNHITSISDMRRDLQTFSQENGIKTVLQHYDIFKAVNEISLPIR; encoded by the coding sequence ATGTCTGAAGTACAGGAACTTTTTGTTATCTCTATTACCACGCGTGATCGCGTTGGTATCATCCATGAAGTGACAAAGGCGATCAGTGAATTGGGTGGGAATATTGCCGATATTCGGCAAAGCATCTTGTGTGGATATTTCACCATGATCTTGCTCGCCTCCTTCCCAAAAGGAACAACCCAGCGTTCAGTGGAAAGAAAGCTTGCCGAAGCAGATTCAAACAGCGAGTCCGTGATTGAGGCGATGGTCAGAAAAGTAGATGATGCCTCGCTCATCACGAGCACATCCATGCCTGAAACTGCCTATGTCCTCACAGCCACCGGTCATGACCGCATTGGCTTTGTGGCCACAATGACCTCCTTTTGCGTGAAGAACAACATCAATATCATCGACCTTTCGACCACGATCTCCGATGGCGCCTATGTGATGATCCTTGTCATTGACTTGAACCATATCACGTCGATCAGTGACATGCGCCGCGACCTGCAAACATTCTCGCAGGAAAACGGCATCAAGACTGTGCTCCAGCACTATGATATCTTCAAGGCAGTCAACGAGATCAGTTTGCCAATTCGATAA